The Deltaproteobacteria bacterium nucleotide sequence GGTACGAGGCCGCCGTCTGCCTGCGGAACCCGCGGGCGATGACGACGCTCGGCGCGCGGCCCACGATCGCCTCCGCCGCGATCGGCGAAGCCTGCGCGGCGACGCTCTTCGCCGAGGGGCGGGCCGCGGCCGCCGCCGTCGCCTCCCGGGTCGTCAATCCGCCGCTCGAAGCGGTGGTCGAGGCCAACACGCTCTTGAGCGGACTCGGCTTCGAAAGCGGCGGGATCGCCGCCGCGCACGCCTTCGCGCAGAGCTTCACCCAGCTCGCCGCGACCAACGCCGGCTTCCTGCACGGCGAGATGGTGGCGATGGGCACGCTCGCGCAGCTCGTCGTGGAGGCGCGGCTCGACGAAGCGCGACGGGTCGCCCGCTTCTTCGCAGAGGTCGGCCTGCCCGTGCACCTCGGGCAGCTCGGCGTCGATGCCGCGGACGCCGCCGCGCTCGACACCGTCGCCGGCGGCGCCGCCCTCTTCCCCTATATCGGCAACATGCCGGCGCCGGTCGACGCGGCGGCCCTGCGCTCGGGTCTGCTCGGCGCCCACGAGCTCGGACTCGCCGTGCGCGCCGAAGTCGGCGACGCGTCGTACCGGCGCCTGCACGGCGCCGGCTGACCGCCGCGCGCGCGTTGACTCGCCCGCGAGCGCGAGCGAGAGACTCGCGATCGTCATCCGCCGAGGAGGAACGTCCCATGGCCGTGCTGCGCACTCCGGAGTCGCGTTTCGCGAACCTGCCCGACTATCCGTTCGCGCCCCACTACCTCGATCTCGCCAAGGCCGTCGGCCGGAGCGGCGAGGCGCGGATGCACTATCTCGACGAGGGCCGGGGGAACCCGATCCTCTGCCTGCACGGCGAGCCGAGCTGGTCGTTCCTCTACCGCCGCATGATCCCCATCCTGAAGACGCGCGGCCGCGTGCTCGCCCCCGACCTCTTCGGCTTCGGCAAGTCCGACAAGTTCACCGAGCGCGCCGACTACTCGTACGCGATGCACCACGACGCAATCCTCGGCTTCATCGAGGCGCTCGACCTCCGCGACATCACGCTCGTCTGCCAGGACTGGGGCGGGCTGATCGGACTGCAGATCGCCGGCCAGCACCCGGAGCGCTTCGCGCGCCTCGTCGTCATGAACACCGCCCTGCCGACCGGCGAGGAGGAGGTCGGCCCCGGATTCCTCGCCTGGCGCGAGTACGTTGCCAACACGCCCGACCTGGCGATCGGGCCGCTCTTCGGGCGTGCGATCTTTCCGGAGGATCGCCGCACGCCGGAGATCCTCGCCGCCTACGACGCGCCCTACCCCGACCGCTCCTACAAGGAGGGCGCGCAGGCGTTCCCGAGCCTCGTCCCGATCACGCCCGACGCTCCGGGCGCCGCCGAGAACCGCGAGGCGTGGAGGACGCTCGAGCGCTGGAGCAAGCCCTGCCTCGTGATGGCCGGCGACAAGGACATCGTGCTCGGCA carries:
- a CDS encoding haloalkane dehalogenase; the encoded protein is MAVLRTPESRFANLPDYPFAPHYLDLAKAVGRSGEARMHYLDEGRGNPILCLHGEPSWSFLYRRMIPILKTRGRVLAPDLFGFGKSDKFTERADYSYAMHHDAILGFIEALDLRDITLVCQDWGGLIGLQIAGQHPERFARLVVMNTALPTGEEEVGPGFLAWREYVANTPDLAIGPLFGRAIFPEDRRTPEILAAYDAPYPDRSYKEGAQAFPSLVPITPDAPGAAENREAWRTLERWSKPCLVMAGDKDIVLGIPAGRTFEKRIPTAGKLVVIENAGHFLQEDKGEEVAERIVAWLDG
- a CDS encoding glycerol dehydrogenase, with protein sequence MPPADPYFPMPVFAPEGAAAAPRVFVAPARYVQGPGVLAHVGRYLSPLRTRHAAILISAGGARRHGPTLTASLAAADVAATVRTFGGECSLAEIEHHARALASAGVDCLVAVGGGKCVDAGKAVAFRLDAPVAIVPTLASNDAPCSALSVLYTSDGVSSGVEFYPSNPALVVVDTAIVAAASERFLVSGMGDAMATWYEAAVCLRNPRAMTTLGARPTIASAAIGEACAATLFAEGRAAAAAVASRVVNPPLEAVVEANTLLSGLGFESGGIAAAHAFAQSFTQLAATNAGFLHGEMVAMGTLAQLVVEARLDEARRVARFFAEVGLPVHLGQLGVDAADAAALDTVAGGAALFPYIGNMPAPVDAAALRSGLLGAHELGLAVRAEVGDASYRRLHGAG